CCTCGCCCCAATGCTGGAGGAGCGCGGCGAACCATTCGACGGCCGTTTGTTCCAGCACCAGCTTTCCTTTCCAACGGGGATCGAGAAGATCTTGATACCTTTTCGGCGCCGCGGCCGGCGGCACCAGCTTGGTATTGTAAGACATGACCTCCGGATTGACGTAAAAAGCGGTCCAAAAACCTTTCTTATCCTTAAAGGCGGCGTCGAACTGCCGGCGCTCCGGGGAGTCGTAGCTCATGACGAGCCCGCGCTGGATAAGGTGAAACATGTTGAGACGGCTGACGCCGATGACGTCGACGGAGTGCCGGGCCGCCCGGGCTTCGGTCATGACTCTCGCGGTGATTCTCTCGCTGGCGCCCGGGCGAATCAACGAAACTTCGAGAAAAGGATATTTTTGCTTGAAGCGATCGACGATTTTCGAATGGTCGGGCACCGCCAGCAGCGAGTAGATCATCAAGCCGCCCTCTTTGCGCGCGCCCTCGACGAGCACGGGCTGTTCCGCAGCGCCGGCGAAATGAGCAGGATCATACGAGAGGAAGGCGCCGAGAGTTAACGCCAAAATCCACGCCGTTGAAATTGTTTTTTGCATCTCGCTTCTCTGGGCAAAAAGAGCCTCTCACAAGCGCGGCGCTTTGACCACCAGGCTGGCATCGATGCTCGCGATCGTCGGCCGGCCGCACTTCGCCATGGTGATCTCGATTTCCTCGCGGAGGATCTCCAGGACGCGAGCGACGCCGTGCTCGCCGCCGACGGCGAGACCCCAAAAAAGCGGACGGCCGATGAAGACGGCCTTCGCTCCCAAGGCGATGGCCTTCACGACATCGGCACCGCGCCGGATGCCGCCGTCGAGCAGGATCTCCATCTTTCCCTTCGCCGCGTCCACCGCCTCTGATAGGACCTCGATCGTCGCCAAGGTATTATCGAGGTGGCGGCCGCCGTGGTTGGAGACGATCACGGCGTCGGCGCCGGCCTCGGCGCAGAGGGCAACGTCTTCGCCCGTCATGATTCCCTTGGCGACGACCGGCAGATCGGTCGCCGATTTGATCCACTCTAAATCCTTCCAGGTGGCCGCCGGGTCGGCCCCCTCGCCGGCGCTGCCTCCTGGGCGCGGCGGATTCGCTCTCTCTGCGCTTGGTTTTGGGTAATTGACGCCGCGAGTCCTCCGGTACTTGTTGCGGATGTTGCGCTCGCGCTTGGGCGGCCACTGGGAGTCCAAAGTGACGCAAACCGCTTCGTATCCTGATTCTTTCGCGCGCGTGAGCCAGTCCTTCGTCAATTTCCGATCGCGAAAGGGATAGAGCTGCACCCAGAGGTGGCCCGCGGCGGCGCCGGCCAATTCTTCGAAGGAGCTGCCGGCGTTGGCGCTGACCGCCATGATCGTCCCGCAGGCCGCCGCCGCGCGGTAGGTGGCGAACTCGCCGTCGGGATGGGCCCGCCTGTGCCCGCCGCAGGGCGCGATGAGGACCGGAAGGTTTACTTTGGTACCGAGCACAGTCGTGGAGAGATCGAGCGCGCTAACGTCGCGCAACACTCGCGGGCGAAAGGCCCACGACTCGTACGCGCGGCGATTTCGCTCGACGCTCAGCTCGTCCGTCGCGCCGCCGGCAATGTAGTCGTATTCCTCTTTCGGCAGGCGTTCTTTGGCGACGGCCTCGAACTCGAAAAGATTAATCAATTCCGCGCCGGTACTCATAAAACCTCCCAGGGCCGTTTAGGTCAACGCTCACATTAGCCTGTTGCAAAAGGCGGGTCTACTATAGCCTGTGAATGGGAGCTGTTGCGATAGGTGCGCATCGACTCTGGTTTACGGCGAACTGAGCAATGCTGTATCATGTCCCAAAAGAGATGAGCGGCTTGGGTCCGGAATGCTGAGGATAAAATGGTGGTAACTCATGGCGTCGGCCGGCTCGTCGAGCCGTTTAGCGCTCGGGCTTGGGAACCCGCGGAAATATTTGGCCGCTGCCAAGCTAGAGCCGCTTATTTCGCTCAACGCGGCGTCGGGCGTCACGATCGGATTTTCCTTCACCACGGCAATACCCTCGAGTTCTTCGTCGATCTGCTGGCAAGCTGGCATCTCGGCGCGTGCGCGGTTCCGGTCGATGGCCGGCTGACGCCCTATGAGATTGCGGCACTGGCGCAAGCGG
The DNA window shown above is from Candidatus Binatia bacterium and carries:
- a CDS encoding extracellular solute-binding protein, with amino-acid sequence MQKTISTAWILALTLGAFLSYDPAHFAGAAEQPVLVEGARKEGGLMIYSLLAVPDHSKIVDRFKQKYPFLEVSLIRPGASERITARVMTEARAARHSVDVIGVSRLNMFHLIQRGLVMSYDSPERRQFDAAFKDKKGFWTAFYVNPEVMSYNTKLVPPAAAPKRYQDLLDPRWKGKLVLEQTAVEWFAALLQHWGEDKALAYMRRLAEQNLKTIHGNTLITQLIAAGEHEAAVTLNGPRVELTKRRGAPIDWVALDPTVVDIVTMGIAAQAPHPNAAKLYLDFVLSREVQEGLLEEQFVKPSGRADVKSAFMAKLRGARVQFVSVDETIGDQWERYEKLFPKIFNVH
- a CDS encoding alpha-hydroxy acid oxidase, producing MSTGAELINLFEFEAVAKERLPKEEYDYIAGGATDELSVERNRRAYESWAFRPRVLRDVSALDLSTTVLGTKVNLPVLIAPCGGHRRAHPDGEFATYRAAAACGTIMAVSANAGSSFEELAGAAAGHLWVQLYPFRDRKLTKDWLTRAKESGYEAVCVTLDSQWPPKRERNIRNKYRRTRGVNYPKPSAERANPPRPGGSAGEGADPAATWKDLEWIKSATDLPVVAKGIMTGEDVALCAEAGADAVIVSNHGGRHLDNTLATIEVLSEAVDAAKGKMEILLDGGIRRGADVVKAIALGAKAVFIGRPLFWGLAVGGEHGVARVLEILREEIEITMAKCGRPTIASIDASLVVKAPRL